One segment of Triticum aestivum cultivar Chinese Spring chromosome 2A, IWGSC CS RefSeq v2.1, whole genome shotgun sequence DNA contains the following:
- the LOC123188218 gene encoding cytochrome c6, chloroplastic, with the protein MPRASGRAMHQLPLAARPPAPRSHCSRSRSACRCSLKQAPASLAVAARRCAAAPLLAASLLLAAAATPGIPAGTPPAFAQSQGAALFRKACIGCHDTGGNILQPGATLSMKDLERNGVATEEEIYNITYYGKGRMPGYGEQCTPRGRCTFGPRLPEDDIKMLAAFVKSQAENGWPKIDGDVE; encoded by the exons ATGCCAAGGGCCAGTGGGCGCGCGATGCACCAGCTTCCCCTGGCCGCGCGGCCGCCGGCGCCGCGGTCTCACTGTTCTCGGAGTAGGTCGGCGTGCCGCTGCAGCCTGAAGCAGGCGCCTGCCTCTCTCGCCGTGGCCGCAAGACGGTGCGCGGCCGCGCCGCTCTTGGCCGCGtcgctcctcctcgccgccgccgcgactCCTGGCATTCCTGCCGGTACTCCACCAG CGTTTGCCCAATCCCAAGGCGCGGCGCTGTTCCGGAAGGCGTGCATCGGGTGCCACGACACGGGTGGGAACATCCTACAGCCG GGAGCCACCCTCTCCATGAAGGATCTTGAGAG GAATGGAGTTGCCACGGAGGAAGAGATATACAACATTACTTATTACGGGAAGGGAAGGATGCCG GGTTATGGAGAGCAATGCACGCCGAGAGGGCGGTGTACCTTCGGCCCCCGGCTGCCTGAAGACGATATCAAGATGCTTGCAGCATTTGTCAAATCGCAAGCAGAGAACGGGTGGCCAAAGATCGACGGTGATGTCGAGTGA
- the LOC123185101 gene encoding uncharacterized protein, which yields MSRSSGGGRGRQQPEAESAAVPVPGPCASTHRALAECHRRAARGPLQPEVLCRHLNRALAECVVSMCCPGETDAVRTLCGSSGTALKRSQCERARIDLSLCLEAHT from the coding sequence ATGAgcaggagcagcggcggcggccgcgggAGACAACAACCCGAGGCCGAATCTGCGGCCGTGCCCGTCCCGGGGCCCTGCGCCTCGACCCATCGGGCTCTCGCGGAGTGCCACCGCCGTGCCGCCCGCGGCCCGCTGCAGCCCGAGGTGCTGTGCCGGCACCTCAACCGGGCCCTGGCCGAGTGCGTGGTGAGCATGTGCTGCCCCGGCGAGACCGACGCCGTGCGCACGCTCTGCGGCAGCTCCGGCACCGCGCTCAAGCGCTCCCAGTGCGAGCGCGCGCGCATCGACCTCTCCCTCTGCCTCGAGGCCCATACATGA